The genomic window GGTAGAGAAAAAATTTCTTAGCACTATTCCGTTTACGATTCCGCTTTTTCTCTCTCATATGATTTTCAAGCACGACTTTGTGTTGAATCAGCCGCTTGTACAGTTAGTCATGTGCATTCCTGTTTTTATAATCGGCTTGATATACTTTGGAAAAAGTGCATGGAGTTCTGTTAAAGTTGGAGCGCCCAATATGGATGTGCTCATAATGATTGGTTCGGGTTCGGCATTTGTATACAGCATTATCGGATTGGTTCTTTTTTTTGGAACACATGAAGCACACAATTATTTATTTTTTGAAACCACAGCCACCATCATCACGCTTGTTCTGCTTGGAAATGTTATTGAACACCGCTCGGTGAAACAAACCACCAGCGCTATCAGCGAACTCACCAAACTTCAGACTTCCATAGCAAAAAAAGTAATGCTACATAACGGGCTGGAAATGATTTATGAAGTTTCAGTGAAAGAAATTCTTGTCGGAGACATTTTGATTGTAAACATGGGGGATAAAATACCTGTGGATGGTTCAATTCTTTCAGGAAATATTTCTGTGGATGAATCTATGATTACAGGAGAAAGTTTTCCTGTGGAAAAATCCAAAGGAGAAAAAGTCATTGGAGGAACCATCACTGTGAGCGGGAATATGCGGATGCTCGCTGAAAAAATCGGAAAGGAAACAGTTCTTTCAAAAATTATTGAGATGGTGAAGAACGCACAGCAAGCCAAACCTTCCATTCAAAAACTCGGAGATAAAGTCAGCAACATTTTTGTTCCGATAGTTTTAGGCGTTTCAGTTTTAACTTTTTTGATTTGTCATTTTGTTTTTGATATTTCCATTCAGAAATCTTTGATGAACAGCATTGCCGTGCTGGTAATTTCCTGTCCTTGCGCGATGGGACTGGCAACTCCCACAGCCGTAATGGTTGGAATCGGGCGAGCAGCAAAAAATGGAATTCTCATTAAAGGCGGAAGCTCTCTCGAAGAATTTGCGAAAGTGAAAAGCATAGTGTTCGATAAAACAGGAACGCTCACCACAGGCAATTTCAAAATAAAAAATATTGAAGCGAAGAACGGTTCTTCAAAAGAAGAAATTGAATCTGTTCTTTTTTACCTTGAACAACATTCTTCACACCCCATTGCAAAATCAATCGTGAATGAATTGAAAGGCAAATCATTTTACAAGATTTCTTTTGCCGAAATCAAAGAGATAAAGGGCATCGGCATTGAAGCAAAAACTTCTGATGGTATCATTTACAAAGTAGGTTCGCAACGACTGATTGCAGAATCTTCAGCAGATAAATCCCATTCTCTTTATGTTTTGAAAAATAATTTCCTGATGGGCGTTGTAGATATGAATGACGAAATAAAAGAAGGTTCAAAAGAAACTATTTCTTTTTTAAAATCCCTGAATATTAACCCAATTCTCCTCAGCGGAGATACAAAAAAACGCTGTGATGAAATTGCATTCGAACTTGGTATTAAAGAAGTTTACAGTGAACAGCTGCCCGATCAAAAACTCAACATGATAGATTCACTGACAAAGAATGGGCATATTGCAATGGTGGGAGATGGAATCAACGATGCGCCTGCGCTTGCAAAAGCATCTGTAGGGATTTCAATAGGGAACGCTACACAAGTTGCTATTCATTCATCGCAAATAATTTTATTGAATGAAAAGGATTTATTGCAATTACAAACTGCTTATCTTATCAGCAAACACACGCTGAAAACCATAAAGCAAAATCTTTTCTGGGCATTTTTTTATAATGTGGTTGCCATTCCGATTGCAGCAGCAGGATTTCTCAGCCCTATGATTGGCGCGCTTATTATGGCATTTTCAGATGTTGTTGTGATTGGAAATTCAATCCGCTTAAAGTTGAAAAAACTTTCCTGATGATGTTTTTTATATGAAAGTGCAAAAGGATATATTCATCGTATTGTTGGTATATGTATTACTTGCAATCATTTTATTTCCTCACTATAAGTATTTTGTAGATTCTCCTGATGCGCTGCAATATCTTGTCATTGCGAAAAAATATTCTGTAGGGAATTTTACAGAAGCCATGAACAGTTTCTGGAGTCCTCTTTTCTCATGGCTTTTATCAATTTTAATATTGAGCGGGATTGAGCCTATTGTACTTGCCAAAGTATTGCAATTAGTAATTGGAGGTTTTGTATTACTTGGAATCAACAGACTGCTTTCAAGCAGCAATAACAGATTTATTTATTATTCAATAATGTCTGCCGTTCTTATTTTCATTCTCAACTGCGTGCTTTTGGTTTTAACTGCAGATTTGATATTTCTTGCGTTATCAATTTGGCTCGGTGTTATTTTGAATAAAAAAACATTTTACTTTGGAAAAAGGATTTCATTTATAATTATTGGAACAATGGGCGCATTACTATATTTTTCAAAGGGCATTGGATTTTCTTTTTTCTTAGTAACATTTTCCGCTTACAATTTATTATTATACTTCAAAAAAGAGTCTCCTGTCAAAACTATATTGATAAAATATGTGCTGACGTTATTTGTCTTTTTGGGGATTTCATCTGTTTGGATTTATTTAATAAGCAATAAGGAAAATAAATTTGTTATTTCTTCTGCTGCTTCCTATAATTTGAATGTTATCAACCCTTTTATCAACCCCGATGTTTTTTCAGAAATAAGACACCCGTATTCGAGGCAAGGACTCACCCCACCTCCTAGTGAATCATCATTATGTGCATGGGAAGAGCCGCAAAAAATGTTTTTGGTTCAGTGGTCTCCATTTACAAGTTCTGAAAATTTTATTCATTATTTGTTAGTGATTGGAAAAAATTTGCTGAGCATACGTTCATTTTATTTTGGATTAGATGCGGGAACTGTTTTATGTATTTCTCTGCTGTTATTATGGTTTTATGGGAAAGAAGATGTTAAAAATATTTTTACAAATAATCTGACATTGTTTGTTTTATGTATTTGCTGCACTTTTCCATACGTTTTTCTTTTAGTAATGGAAAGATATCTTTGGATTAACACGGTTGCAATCGCAATACTTTCTTATTATTCTTTTCATAGACTCATTGAAAGAAATAAAAAAGTAGGAATATTATTTTTATCCATTTTCCTCTTTCTTTTTGTCAAAAATCCTTTGATTGAATTTAGAAAATATTATAATGAGCACGTAGCAATTTATAATGAGAAAGCAGAAGTAACAAAATTTATTTCGGGAGAAACTGCCTCTCTTTTTTCATCAAATGAAAATCCAGATGTGCATTACGCTAAATCAGCTCTTGTTAGTTATTTGGCAGATAGAAAATACTTCGGCATGCTCTGCGTTCCTGAACAAGGCAAAAACATTGCACAAGAATTACAAAAATTCAATATCAGGTATTTATTGTCTTGGGATAGCTCTTTGGTTGTTCCTGATTCAATATATTCGAACGAAAAAATAATTCCTGAAATCGAATTAAAAATTTATCAACTGAAATAACTTGTGTGAAAAAAAACCTTAAAATACTTTTCATTCCCAGGTGGTATCCTGACAGAAACGACCCGTTAAAAGGCATTTTCATCAGACGCCATGCCTTGTCAGTTGCATTGAAGCATAAAGTTGCTGTTCTTTTTGTTAACGCTGATCCTGAAATGAAAAATAAAATTTATGATTCTGAATTTTCTGTTGAAGATGGAATATCAACTGCAAGGGTATATTACAATAACTCAGCACCATCCTTCATCAAATTTTTCCGTTACTTAAAATCCTGCAGATTGGGAATAAAAATTATTAAAGAAAAATTCGGAACGCCCGATATTTCCCATATTCATGTTTTAGCAAGAACTTTTTTTATAGCGTATTATTATAAAATGTTTAACAACACTCCATATATCATTACCGAACAATGGTCAGGTTATTTACCTGAAGATGGTTCCTATAAAGGATTTTTGAAAAAGTGGCTTACCAAACTTGCTGTGCGAAAAGCAGATGGCGTTACTGTCGTAAGCAAAAGTTTGAGGGATGCAATGATTACATATAAATTAAATAACGTATATCACATTATTCCAAATGTTGTAGATATAAACCAATTTCATCCAGCGCCTGAAAAAAAGTTGAAAGAAAAATTTACACTGCTCACAGTTGCCGATATGGATGATAGAGCGAAAAATATATCCGGCACAATTAGAGTAATAAAAAAAATATCTTTTTTAAGAAATGATTTTGAATATCATATAATCGGAGATGGTGCAGACATGAAGGAGATGGAAAAGCTTGCTGTGGAAAATAAATTATTGAATAATTTTATTTTTTTTCATGGTGCAAAAAAATCTTCTGAAGTAGCTGAAGCAATGAGAAACGCAGATGCATTTATTTTGTTCAGCAATTATGATAATATGCCAAGCGTGATGACAGAATCACTGGCTAGCGGGCTGCCTGTAATTGGCTCTGCCATTCACGGCATGATGGAGCATATTAATAATGAGTTGGGAATATTGGTTCCTCCCTGTGATGAAAATGCACTCTGTGATGCTATTCAGGCAGTTTTGAAAAAAACAAAAATGTTCAATGCAGATTATTTGAGAGAATATGCAATGAATAATTTCAGTTATAATGCTGTTTCAGAAAAATTCGACAACGTATATAAAGAAGTGATTCTGTAAAAATGTTTAAAAAAATCGTATCAACAATTTTTGCGCGCACATTACTTGCAGGTTTGACATTTGCTCTCGCTATCGTTACTTCGCAGTATTTGGGGCCTGAGGGAAAAGGCGATGCAAGTTTATTTATGCTCAATCTTACGATTGTTCAACTGATAAATAATTTTGTTGGAGGACCCTATCTTGTTTACCTTGTCCCAAGAAATAACATCATGCATCTTCTTTTGCCATCCTATGCATGGGCGTTTATTTCTTCCATCACCGCGCCACTTATACTCGTTCTTCTGCATTTATCTGATGCAGATTCCTGCAGACATCTTATCATGATTTCATTATTATATTCTGTTATTACAATCAATACCATGATTATGATGGGAAAGGAAGAAGTGCACAAATGTAATCTCACTGCTTTGCTTCAATCATTTACAATGATCGCGTGTTTTGTTTTTTATCTTGAAATTTATGGCATGAAAAATTTATCAGCCTATATTAATGCCCTTTATTTTTCATCATCCATTGCTCTTATTTTGAGTTTTGTTTTTATTATTAAACATCTTCAGAAAATCTCATTCAAAAATATAACTGTAACTTTTTATGAAACATTGAAAAGTGGATTTGTCGTGCAGGCGGGAAACATTGCGCAAATGTTCAATTACCGCTTAAGTTTTTATCTGGTAGATAAATTTCATGAAGAGGGAAGAAAAGAAGTTGGAATTTATTCAATCGCTGTTTCTGTTGCAGAGGCATTATGGCTCATCAGCCAGAGTGTGGCTCTTATTTTGTATTCCAGAATTTCAAACTCAGATGACAAACAATATTCTCGAAAACTTACAGTGATTTTAGTAAAAATTGTATTTCTTAGCACGATCGTTTGCACCGGCATTTTGCTTTGTATGCCTGCATCCTTGTTTGCATTTGTTTTTGGAGAGGGTTTTGGCGGGATAAAAGCCGTTCTTTTTCCCCTCAGTGTAGGTATAATTATTTTTTCTGCAGGAATAATATTCAGCGCCTACTTTGTTGGCATAGGTAAACCAAAAGTAAGTGTTTTCGCTTCCATGATTGGGTTTTGCATAACATTGGCATTAGGATTTATTTTGATTCCACGGTATGGCATGATGGGGGCTGGAATTACAGCGAGCGCATCTTATACGAGCGGAGTAGTTTATCAGTTTATCATGTTTATGAAAGAAGCAGAAGAGGTGCACCTTCGTGATTTTATTTTTACACGAAATGATTTTAATGTTGTTTATCTGGAAATGAAAAATATTTTTTTTTCGAAACAAACTCAATAGGTTTTGGTCTTATCATGTGTGGCATTACTGGCATAATCAATCTTAACGAAAGCGTTCGGGATATCCCTCTTCATATTAAAACGATGACGGATACGCTACGACACCGAGGTCCTGACGGAGAAGGTTTTTTATTTCACGGAGATTCTAAAATGGTTTCAGCATATGGAAAGGAAACACCTGCAAACGTTATTGAATCTGCCCTTACTTATTCTCCGAAAATTTCTGTTGAGAATGTTCCTATAGAAAATATTCGTTTTGCTTTTGGTCACAGAAGGTTATCTGTTATTGATGTTTCTCCTGCAGGACATCAGCCGATGTGTGATGCTGAAAAAAAAATCTGGATTATTTACAACGGTGAAATTTACAACCATATAGAACTTCGCGTAGAGTTGTCTGATAAAGGATTCTCTTTCCGGACAAATACAGACACGGAAGTTATTTTACAATCCTATTTGCATTGGGGAGAAAATTGTGTGAATCATTTCAACGGAATGTGGGCGTTTGTGATTTTTGACAGCGAAAAAAATATTTTATTCTGTTCGCGCGACAGGGTGGGAGTGAAGCCTTTCTATTATTACAAGGACGAGAATGTTTTTGCTTTTGCATCTGAGCAAAAAGCACTGCTAAAGCTTCCGTTTGTTCATACAGCGATAAATCGCAAAGCGGCATCCGCATTTCTTGTCGGAGACATACAATATATCGAAAGAGGAGAAGAGAATATGTTCAAAAATATTTTTGAGCTGATGCCAGCGCACAACTTCTGGATAAATTTGAAAACAGGGGAATTGGCAAAATGGAATTATTATAACCTTAAAGCAAACACGCTTTGTTCATCATTTGGTGAAAATAAATTCTCAGAATACCGTGATGAAACGGAGAGACTTCTTGTCGATTCTGTACAACTCAGATTGCGTTCTGATGTTCCTGTGGGTTCATGCCTTAGCGGTGGCATTGACAGTTCGGCCATCGTAAGCATCATGGGAAAATTAATCAGCACAGGACATAAAGTAAATCTTGGAGACAAGCTGAATGTATTTACACTGAAGTTTGAAGAAAAAGATATTGATGAAAGTCCATGGGCAAAATATGTGGTTGACCAAACAAATGCAGAATGGAATTTAGTCCGCCCCACTGCAGTTGATTTGCTAAAAGATTTCCACGACATGAATTATGCACAGGACACTCCTGTTTGTTCGACAGGAACTTACGGACAATTTCAGCTAATGCGCAGAGCAAAGGAAAAAAACATAAAAGTTATTCTTGATGGACAAGGAGGCGATGAATTATTCGGAGGGTATCTGTCACATTCTATGGTATTCTGGAAAGAACTTTTACGCAATGGGCAGATTAAAAAACTTTTTTCCGAAACATCTGCAGATGGAAAAGCAATGTTCAATTTTAAGCAAATGAGTAAAAACTTTTTCAGAAAACAATTTATATCATTAACGCCCCCTTCTTTGCAGGAGTCATTTTATAAATCTTATTTCAGTCAAAATGGTTTTTTAAATAAAAGTGTTATACGTGAGTATGTCAATACAAGCACTGGGCTGGCAGAGATGGATGTAAACACATCCACTTCGCTTAACGAAGCGCTTTTGAAAGATTTTACAAATACACGCCTGAAAATGTATCTCAAATACGAAGATCGTTCATCCATGTGGCATTCCATTGAGGCGCGAACTCCTTTTGCCGATGACCATAAGCTTGTGGAATATATTTTCAGCATTCCAGGGACATATAAAATTCATAATGGAGTAAATAAACATTTACTTCGCGAAGCAATGAGAAATTACCTTCCGAAAGAAATCAAGGAAAGAAAAGACAAACTTGGCTTTGTTACCCCGATAGATAAATGGATGAAGCAGATTCAGAATGAATGCCTCGACTTTTTTGACGATTCAGTGAAAGATTTTATTGATGTACAAAAACTAAAAAACAATCCCCGTAAGTTTTTCAGCATTTCAAATCATACAGATGGCGTGCGTGTATTCAGAATGATAAGTTTTGCCGTATGGAAAAAATTATTTAATCTGTAATAATGAAAGTTTCCATTATCACTGTTTGTTATAATGCAGAAACAACGATTGAGTCTGCCATTCAATCCGTGCTTCAACAGAGTTATAGCGATATTGAATATATTATTGTTGATGGAAATTCCACCGACAAAACAATTTCAATAATTGAAAAATATAAGAATAGAATTTCAAAGCTCATTGTTGAAAAAGACAGTGGAATGTATTTCGCTATTAATAAAGGAATAAAATCTGCTTCGGGAGATGTTGTTGGCATTTTGAATGCAGATGATTTTTATGTGAATGAAAAAATAATTTCTCTGATTGTGAAAGAGTTTCAGTTAAAACAAACCGACTGCGTTTATGGAGATTTGCAATATGTGGCAAAAGATAATTCGCAAACAATTTTCAGATACTGGAAATCACAGCCATATAATCCAAAACTTTTTCTCAAAGGGTGGATGCCCCCGCACCCAACATTTTTCGTAAGGAGAAACTGCTATGAAAAATTCGGATTGTTCAATACTTCCTTTTCTATTGCTGCTGATTATGAACTCATGCTCCGGTTCCTGTATAAGAACAAAATCTCATCTTCCTATATTCCGGAAGTGCTGGTGAAAATGAGAACAGGCGGAAAGAGTAACGTTACCCTGATAAGCCGAATAAAAGCGAATCGTGAAGATAAAGCAGCATGGAAAATAAACGGATTAAAGCCGGCACCGTTCACTTTTAT from Bacteroidota bacterium includes these protein-coding regions:
- the cadA gene encoding cadmium-translocating P-type ATPase, with the protein product MNHHGHTYEKETQITLHVEGMTCAHCAMTITKVLENNAAEYPNVNYATGEARFFLEDESGLKKIIDGIQKAGYKVISQSEVEAHEKGLASVEKKFLSTIPFTIPLFLSHMIFKHDFVLNQPLVQLVMCIPVFIIGLIYFGKSAWSSVKVGAPNMDVLIMIGSGSAFVYSIIGLVLFFGTHEAHNYLFFETTATIITLVLLGNVIEHRSVKQTTSAISELTKLQTSIAKKVMLHNGLEMIYEVSVKEILVGDILIVNMGDKIPVDGSILSGNISVDESMITGESFPVEKSKGEKVIGGTITVSGNMRMLAEKIGKETVLSKIIEMVKNAQQAKPSIQKLGDKVSNIFVPIVLGVSVLTFLICHFVFDISIQKSLMNSIAVLVISCPCAMGLATPTAVMVGIGRAAKNGILIKGGSSLEEFAKVKSIVFDKTGTLTTGNFKIKNIEAKNGSSKEEIESVLFYLEQHSSHPIAKSIVNELKGKSFYKISFAEIKEIKGIGIEAKTSDGIIYKVGSQRLIAESSADKSHSLYVLKNNFLMGVVDMNDEIKEGSKETISFLKSLNINPILLSGDTKKRCDEIAFELGIKEVYSEQLPDQKLNMIDSLTKNGHIAMVGDGINDAPALAKASVGISIGNATQVAIHSSQIILLNEKDLLQLQTAYLISKHTLKTIKQNLFWAFFYNVVAIPIAAAGFLSPMIGALIMAFSDVVVIGNSIRLKLKKLS
- a CDS encoding glycosyltransferase family 4 protein — translated: MKKNLKILFIPRWYPDRNDPLKGIFIRRHALSVALKHKVAVLFVNADPEMKNKIYDSEFSVEDGISTARVYYNNSAPSFIKFFRYLKSCRLGIKIIKEKFGTPDISHIHVLARTFFIAYYYKMFNNTPYIITEQWSGYLPEDGSYKGFLKKWLTKLAVRKADGVTVVSKSLRDAMITYKLNNVYHIIPNVVDINQFHPAPEKKLKEKFTLLTVADMDDRAKNISGTIRVIKKISFLRNDFEYHIIGDGADMKEMEKLAVENKLLNNFIFFHGAKKSSEVAEAMRNADAFILFSNYDNMPSVMTESLASGLPVIGSAIHGMMEHINNELGILVPPCDENALCDAIQAVLKKTKMFNADYLREYAMNNFSYNAVSEKFDNVYKEVIL
- a CDS encoding polysaccharide biosynthesis C-terminal domain-containing protein, with protein sequence MFKKIVSTIFARTLLAGLTFALAIVTSQYLGPEGKGDASLFMLNLTIVQLINNFVGGPYLVYLVPRNNIMHLLLPSYAWAFISSITAPLILVLLHLSDADSCRHLIMISLLYSVITINTMIMMGKEEVHKCNLTALLQSFTMIACFVFYLEIYGMKNLSAYINALYFSSSIALILSFVFIIKHLQKISFKNITVTFYETLKSGFVVQAGNIAQMFNYRLSFYLVDKFHEEGRKEVGIYSIAVSVAEALWLISQSVALILYSRISNSDDKQYSRKLTVILVKIVFLSTIVCTGILLCMPASLFAFVFGEGFGGIKAVLFPLSVGIIIFSAGIIFSAYFVGIGKPKVSVFASMIGFCITLALGFILIPRYGMMGAGITASASYTSGVVYQFIMFMKEAEEVHLRDFIFTRNDFNVVYLEMKNIFFSKQTQ
- the asnB gene encoding asparagine synthase (glutamine-hydrolyzing); amino-acid sequence: MCGITGIINLNESVRDIPLHIKTMTDTLRHRGPDGEGFLFHGDSKMVSAYGKETPANVIESALTYSPKISVENVPIENIRFAFGHRRLSVIDVSPAGHQPMCDAEKKIWIIYNGEIYNHIELRVELSDKGFSFRTNTDTEVILQSYLHWGENCVNHFNGMWAFVIFDSEKNILFCSRDRVGVKPFYYYKDENVFAFASEQKALLKLPFVHTAINRKAASAFLVGDIQYIERGEENMFKNIFELMPAHNFWINLKTGELAKWNYYNLKANTLCSSFGENKFSEYRDETERLLVDSVQLRLRSDVPVGSCLSGGIDSSAIVSIMGKLISTGHKVNLGDKLNVFTLKFEEKDIDESPWAKYVVDQTNAEWNLVRPTAVDLLKDFHDMNYAQDTPVCSTGTYGQFQLMRRAKEKNIKVILDGQGGDELFGGYLSHSMVFWKELLRNGQIKKLFSETSADGKAMFNFKQMSKNFFRKQFISLTPPSLQESFYKSYFSQNGFLNKSVIREYVNTSTGLAEMDVNTSTSLNEALLKDFTNTRLKMYLKYEDRSSMWHSIEARTPFADDHKLVEYIFSIPGTYKIHNGVNKHLLREAMRNYLPKEIKERKDKLGFVTPIDKWMKQIQNECLDFFDDSVKDFIDVQKLKNNPRKFFSISNHTDGVRVFRMISFAVWKKLFNL
- a CDS encoding glycosyltransferase — protein: MKVSIITVCYNAETTIESAIQSVLQQSYSDIEYIIVDGNSTDKTISIIEKYKNRISKLIVEKDSGMYFAINKGIKSASGDVVGILNADDFYVNEKIISLIVKEFQLKQTDCVYGDLQYVAKDNSQTIFRYWKSQPYNPKLFLKGWMPPHPTFFVRRNCYEKFGLFNTSFSIAADYELMLRFLYKNKISSSYIPEVLVKMRTGGKSNVTLISRIKANREDKAAWKINGLKPAPFTFIAKPLSKLRQFFPHP